A section of the Acanthopagrus latus isolate v.2019 chromosome 20, fAcaLat1.1, whole genome shotgun sequence genome encodes:
- the LOC119010459 gene encoding C1q-related factor-like, with product MLVLVLVVLIPVLVSSVGTGGADDSAGHFEMLGTCRMVCDPFPSTGTAGTGAQTGTDTSTPGLQVDNDADLSDHSIGPPLPTYSAHGPQGKPGRPGKPGPPGPPGEPGPPGPKGPPGDGVDIVRTGILGAVSTTTYNTTPRVAFYAGLRNPQEGYDILRFDDVVTNIGGNYEGATGKFTCKIPGTYFFIYNVLMRGGDGTSMWADLIKNGLVRASAIAQDQDQSYDYASNSVILHLDAGDEVFIKLDGGKAHGGNSNKYSTFSGFILYAD from the exons ATgctggtcctggtgctggtggtCCTCATCCCTGTGCTGGTGAGCTCCGTCGGCACAGGCGGTGCAGATGACAGCGCGGGCCACTTCGAGATGCTGGGCACCTGCCGGATGGTTTGTGACCCCTTTCCCAGCACGGGCACGGCGGGCACAGGTGCGCAGACGGGAACAGATACATCAACCCCAGGCCTTCAGGTGGACAACGATGCCGATCTGAGTGACCACAGCATCGGCCCACCGCTGCCTACTTACAGCGCTCATGGCCCACAAGGCAAGCCGGGGCGTCCGGGCAAGCCTGGACCCCCAGGACCACCTGGAGAGCCGGGTCCACCAGGACCCAAGGGACCACCGGGAGATGGTGTTGACATTGTACGGACTGGGATTCTAGGAGCAGTGAGCACAACCACCTACAACACCACACCTCGAGTGGCATTTTACGCAGGACTACGAAACCCCCAAGAAGGTTACGATATTCTACGATTCGATGACGTGGTGACTAACATTGGTGGCAACTACGAGGGCGCTACAGGCAAGTTCACCTGTAAGATCCCTGGCACCTACTTTTTCATCTACAACGTGCTGATGAGGGGAGGAGACGGCACCAGCATGTGGGCTGACCTGATCAAGAATGGTCTG GTCAGGGCGAGCGCCATCGCCCAAGACCAGGACCAGAGTTATGACTACGCCAGCAACAGTGTCATCCTTCATTTGGATGCGGGCGATGAGGTTTTCATAAAGCTGGACGGAGGCAAGGCTCACGGGGGCAACAGCAACAAGTACAGCACCTTCTCAGGGTTCATCCTCTATGCCGACTGA